ACTGATATTCAATGATGATTTGTGGTAATGAGTAGAAAGGAAATGTCATGGTTGACACTGACAAGCAACGCATCATGGACATCGTCGACGAAAAGAAAGACGAGTTCATCGCGGCGTCCGACCATATATGGGAGACCCCGGAAACCCGATTTACGGTTCCGAAGTCCGTGGAACAGCACTATCAGCTGCTGGAAAAGGAAGGCTTCAAGATTCAGAAGGGCGTTGGCGGCATGGATTATGCCTATATCGCCACTTACGGATCGGGCAAGCCGGAAATCGGCATCACCGGTGAGTATGACGCCTTGGGCAATTCCAGCCAGGAAGCCGGCAACCCCAAGCGCAAGCCTGTGGTCGATGGCGGCCCCGGTCAGGCGTGCGGGCACAACCTGCTCGGCATGGGCGCCGTGGGTGCGGCCGTGGCCATCAAGACGTTCATGGAAGAAAAAGGCATGCCTGGAACCATCAAGCTTTTCGGCTGCCCGGCCGAGGAAAGCGGTTACGGCAAGGCGTTCCTGGCCCGTGCAGGTGTCTTCGACGGGCTGGATGCCGTGTTCACCTGGCATCCGCAGGATGTCGGCGGCATGGTGGCCTGCGCGACGTTGGCGGTGATGCAGGCGAACTTCTCGTTCAAGGGCATAGCCGCCCACGCTTCCTCGGCTCCTGAGCAGGGCCGCGATGCGCTCGACGCCGCCACGTTGATGACGGTCGGTGTCCAGTTCCTGCGCGAGCATGTCATCGAGGAAGCCCGCATCCATTACGCATACCTCGATTCCGGCGGCGAATCCGCCAATGTGGTCCATCCCACCGCCAAGCTCTATTTCTTCGTCCGCGCGCCGAAGCTGAGCCAGGCCAAGGACATCTACGAACGTGTGGTCAATATCGCCAAAGGCGCCGCGTTAATGACCGGTACCGAAATGTCGATCGATTTCGATTCCGCATGCGCCGACTACCTGCCCAACCATCCGCTCACCGAGATGATGGACAAGAATCTTCGGCTCGTCGGCCCCCTGCATCTGACCGATGAGGAGGAAAAGTTCGAAAGAGCTTTGACCAGCAACAACGCGCCGAGCATCAAACAGAATGTGATCGCCCGCAACAAGGCCGCGTTCCCCGAAAAGTCCGATGAGGAGATCAAGCGGATTTCCGAGGCTGGCGTCTGCCCCGAAATCAGCCCTATCGTCTACACCACCAGCACCAAGGGCATCGGCTCCACCGATGTCGGCGACGTCAGCTGGTGCGCGCCCACCGCGCAGTTCGCCTATGCCTGCGAACCGCAGGGTTGCTCGCCGCACACCTGGGAATGGGTCGCCAACGGAAAGTCTTCGGTCGCACACAAGGGTCTGATCAATTCCTGCAAGATTCTCGCGCTTACGATCTACGACGCATTGACCGATCCCGAACTGCTGAAGCAGGCGCATGACGCGTGGGTCAAGGATCTCAACGGCGAACATTACGAGTCCGTGATTCCGCCCGAGACCCAGCCTCACGGCTAGAGTTTTTCGGTTATCTCATACTGCTGCTGCCGGCGCGATTAGATTGGTCGTGCCGGCAGCATTTATTCGTTTTATCGTCTGGATTGGCCGATTGCTTTGGCTTGGGCCGATCCGTCCGCCGAATTATCGGATTACCGGTCTTGCCGGTCGGCGGGATTTATTCCTTGCTCTCGTCTTTCTTTTCAGGCACGCGGATGGTCGCTTCCTGGGTCATCGCGGCCAACAGCCTGCCGTCAGCCGAATAGACCTTGGCAATACCAAGCGCGCGGCCGTGACCGGCTACGGGAGCATCCTGTACGTAAAGGTGCCATTCGTTCATATCGATATTGTCATACCACCACATGGAATGGTCGATCGAAGCGTAGAAAATGCCGGGCGTGGAGATGCTCAGGCCTGCGCGACGCAGGTCCGGCTCCATCATCACCTGGTCGCATTCCAACGCCAGCAACGCGCGATGGACGTTCTGCGAAGCCGTGACAGGGCTGGCCATACGCATCCATACCATCTGCTTGCCGGAATCCTTGTCAGCGCTTTCTTTATCAGGCTCGAGCATGACGGTTGAGCCGATGTGACGGATGTCGAACGGCGACTGCGACGAATAGTATTTCGCGAACCCGGACTTGTCGGCATAAGGCTCCATGAGGTCTTTCGCGCTGGTCAGCGTTTCAGGATCCGGCAGGTTCCTAGGCATATCATCATTGAATTCCACTCCGGCCTGGCCAGCCTTCTGCAGGCTCACTGTCGCGGTGAAAAGCAATTGGTCACCTTGCTTGGCGTCCACACGGCGTGTGGAGAAGGAACGGCCGTCGCGCAGCGATTCGACCTCATAGCGGGTTTCCTCGTCGAGCTTGCCAACCTTGATGAACGTGGCGTGAATGGAATTGGCGACCTTGTCGTCATCCGCAGTGTCGGCCGCGGCGACGATGGCCTGTGCGGTCATCTGACCGCCGTAGATGCGTTCGGTGGGATAGTAGAGATTCGTGGCGTCGTGGAAGACGGTGCGCCCGTCCTCTTTTTCTCCGGCTTTCAGCTTGAGCGCCTCAACCGCTTGCTGCGCTGGGTCGCTTGCCTTGACTTCCGCCATGTCACTCCTCGATTCTGTCGAATTAACGCTTATGCGAGTCTATCCGCGCCGCCCAACTTTCCGCGCGAATTACGCCAGTATCTGAACCTGTCGAATTCAGCCTATATACGATGATGTCCCAATCGTAATAATTGGGACATCATCATAGGTTATCTATTATCTCGTCAGTTTGCGGTGGATGCGGTGGGGGCGGGAGGCCTCCTCGCCCAGACGCTTGACCTTGTCTTCCTGATACGCCTGGAAGTTGCCTTCGAACCAGTGCCATTTGGCCGGGTTGTCGTCGTCGCCCTCCCACGCGAGGATATGCGTGGCAATGCGGTCGAGGAACCAGCGGTCGTGGGAGATGACCACGGCGCAGCCTGGGAACTCGATGAGCGCGTTCTCGAGCGATTCCAGCGTTTCGACGTCCAAATCGTTGGTTGGCTCATCAAGCAGCAGCAGGTTGCCGCCCTGCTTGAGGGTCAGAGCAAGGTTCAGACGGTTGCGTTCGCCGCCGGAAAGCATGCCGGTCATCTTCTGCTGGTCGCTGCCTTTGAAGCCGAAGCTGGCTACGTAGGCGCGGGTCGGCACTTCGACGCCGGCGACCTCGATGAAGTCGTTGCCGTCGGAGACAGCTTCCCAGAGGTTCTTGTTCGGGTCGAGGCCCTCACGGTTCTGGTCGACGTACGAAATCTTGACGGTTTCGCCGATGGTCAGCTTGCCGCTGGTGAGCGGTTCCTTGCCGACGATGGTTTTGAACAGGGTGGATTTGCCGACGCCGTTGGGGCCGATGATGCCCACGATGCCGTTGCGCGGCAGGGTGAAGCTCAGGTCGTCGATCAGCACGCGATCGCCGAAGGCCTTGTGGATATGCTCGGCCTCGAGGACCTGAGAGCCCAGACGCGGCCCCGGCGGGATGACGATCTCGGAGAAGTCCAGCTTCTTGGAATTGCGCGCCTCGTTCTCCATCTCGTCGTAACGTTCGAGCCTGGCCTTGTTCTTGGCCTGACGTGCCTTGGGCGAGCTCTTGACCCACGCGATTTCGTTCTTCAGGCGACGAGCGAGCTTGGCGTCCTTGGCGCCCTGGATTTCCATGCGCTTTTCTTTGGTCTCCAGATACGTGGAATAGTTGCCCTTGTAAGGGTAGAGATGGCCGCGGTCGACCTCGCAGATCCACTCGGCCACGTTGTCCATGAAGTAGCGGTCATGGGTCACGGCGATGACGGCACCCTTGTAGGAGTGCAGGAATTGCTCGAGCCAGAGAATGGATTCGGCATCCAGGTGGTTGGTCGGCTCGTCCAGCAGCAGCAGGTCGGGTGCCTCAAGCAGCAGCTTGCACAGTGCCACGCGACGCCGCTCGCCGCCTGAGCAGACCTTCACCGGGGTGTCCGGGTCGGGGCACTGCAGCGCGTCCATCGCCTGTTCGAGCTGGGAGTCGATGTCCCAGCCGTTGGCTGCGTCAATCTCTTCCTGCAGTTTGCCCATCTCGGCCATCAGTGCGTCGTAATCGGCGTCTGGATTGGCCATTTCCTCGCCGATTTCGTTGAATCGGTCAACCTTCTTGGTGATATCGCCGAAAGCGGCCTTTATGTTCTCGCCAACGGTTTTGTCCTCATCCAGCGGCGGTTCCTGCTGCAGGATGCCTACGGAATAACCGGGGGTCAGTTTCGCTTCGCCGTTGGAGACGGTTTCCTGCCCGGCCATGATCTTGAGCAGGGTCGACTTGCCCATGCCGTTGGGGCCGACAACGCCGATTTTCGCGCCCGGCAAAAAGCTCAGGGTCACGTCGTCAAGAATCACACGGTCGCCATACGCCTTGCGAGCATTGATCATCTGAAAAATAAACTCAGCCAAGTATTCGTTCCTTCGTTCTGATGTGTGCTTTGTCTCATTGCGTTTCAAACATTCCGCAAGGTTTGCCTTACCCGCGGATTCAAGCCAATTTTGGCATATCGAGTAGACGTTTCAAACAATCTTCACGCTCGGTTTAAATATCGGTTTTGTGCGTTTTGTCAAGAAATGACGTCCAGCAGGGAACAAATGGTGGCGGTGATATGTTGGGTCTGGTAATGTGCTCGTTTCAACCTGTATGTTGTGACGTCATACGATTATGCTGTATTAGACATGACGGCCGCAATTGGCGGATTGAGAAGTACTGAAAACCCGTGAAGGGAGCGGCACGATGGAACAGGGAATGACCAACTTCCAGGCGAATCTGCCAGAAGCGTTACCTATTGAAAACCCGCTGAGCTCGGCCGATGCCCGGGTGCCGGCCGAAATCGAACAATCCTCAGGACTCTTGTTGCAGGGTCGGCGGTTGCGTTCGTTCGCGTATACCACCGACGCTGCTGTAATACATAATACCAATGCCGATGCCATCCTTGCCGTCTACCCGTTCACGGGCCAGCCGGTCATCAACCAGGCCGTTCTTTCCGTGGCTCAGGCTCCGGTTTTTGTGGGCGTCGGGGGAGGGACCACCACCGGTACGCGCGTGCTCGAATTGGCGGTGTTCGCCGAAATGCAGGGTGTTGCCGGCGTCGTCTTGAACGCTCCAAGTGAGGTCGAAATCGTGCGCGAGGTCGCGATGACGGTACATGTTCCCGTCATGGCGACCATCGTGCAATGGGATGATATGGTGCAGCGCAAGATAGAGGCCGGTGCCAAGATCATCAACGTCGCAGCGGGCAAGAACACCGCCGAAGTGGTG
The window above is part of the Bifidobacterium sp. ESL0732 genome. Proteins encoded here:
- a CDS encoding amidohydrolase; amino-acid sequence: MVDTDKQRIMDIVDEKKDEFIAASDHIWETPETRFTVPKSVEQHYQLLEKEGFKIQKGVGGMDYAYIATYGSGKPEIGITGEYDALGNSSQEAGNPKRKPVVDGGPGQACGHNLLGMGAVGAAVAIKTFMEEKGMPGTIKLFGCPAEESGYGKAFLARAGVFDGLDAVFTWHPQDVGGMVACATLAVMQANFSFKGIAAHASSAPEQGRDALDAATLMTVGVQFLREHVIEEARIHYAYLDSGGESANVVHPTAKLYFFVRAPKLSQAKDIYERVVNIAKGAALMTGTEMSIDFDSACADYLPNHPLTEMMDKNLRLVGPLHLTDEEEKFERALTSNNAPSIKQNVIARNKAAFPEKSDEEIKRISEAGVCPEISPIVYTTSTKGIGSTDVGDVSWCAPTAQFAYACEPQGCSPHTWEWVANGKSSVAHKGLINSCKILALTIYDALTDPELLKQAHDAWVKDLNGEHYESVIPPETQPHG
- the ettA gene encoding energy-dependent translational throttle protein EttA, giving the protein MAEFIFQMINARKAYGDRVILDDVTLSFLPGAKIGVVGPNGMGKSTLLKIMAGQETVSNGEAKLTPGYSVGILQQEPPLDEDKTVGENIKAAFGDITKKVDRFNEIGEEMANPDADYDALMAEMGKLQEEIDAANGWDIDSQLEQAMDALQCPDPDTPVKVCSGGERRRVALCKLLLEAPDLLLLDEPTNHLDAESILWLEQFLHSYKGAVIAVTHDRYFMDNVAEWICEVDRGHLYPYKGNYSTYLETKEKRMEIQGAKDAKLARRLKNEIAWVKSSPKARQAKNKARLERYDEMENEARNSKKLDFSEIVIPPGPRLGSQVLEAEHIHKAFGDRVLIDDLSFTLPRNGIVGIIGPNGVGKSTLFKTIVGKEPLTSGKLTIGETVKISYVDQNREGLDPNKNLWEAVSDGNDFIEVAGVEVPTRAYVASFGFKGSDQQKMTGMLSGGERNRLNLALTLKQGGNLLLLDEPTNDLDVETLESLENALIEFPGCAVVISHDRWFLDRIATHILAWEGDDDNPAKWHWFEGNFQAYQEDKVKRLGEEASRPHRIHRKLTR
- a CDS encoding dioxygenase, with amino-acid sequence MEQGMTNFQANLPEALPIENPLSSADARVPAEIEQSSGLLLQGRRLRSFAYTTDAAVIHNTNADAILAVYPFTGQPVINQAVLSVAQAPVFVGVGGGTTTGTRVLELAVFAEMQGVAGVVLNAPSEVEIVREVAMTVHVPVMATIVQWDDMVQRKIEAGAKIINVAAGKNTAEVVAHVKDRYPEIPVIASSGGSAQSIRETIEAGANALSWTPPSATDLQKQMMDRYRRGETGHADGGQSAPSSPFPNVNPNGTTKSFYTSTASMGHPYTDVPPVKQPSPRHKKQTPPSEAIVESN
- a CDS encoding acyl-CoA thioesterase domain-containing protein produces the protein MAEVKASDPAQQAVEALKLKAGEKEDGRTVFHDATNLYYPTERIYGGQMTAQAIVAAADTADDDKVANSIHATFIKVGKLDEETRYEVESLRDGRSFSTRRVDAKQGDQLLFTATVSLQKAGQAGVEFNDDMPRNLPDPETLTSAKDLMEPYADKSGFAKYYSSQSPFDIRHIGSTVMLEPDKESADKDSGKQMVWMRMASPVTASQNVHRALLALECDQVMMEPDLRRAGLSISTPGIFYASIDHSMWWYDNIDMNEWHLYVQDAPVAGHGRALGIAKVYSADGRLLAAMTQEATIRVPEKKDESKE